The following proteins are co-located in the Toxotes jaculatrix isolate fToxJac2 chromosome 9, fToxJac2.pri, whole genome shotgun sequence genome:
- the wdr62 gene encoding WD repeat-containing protein 62 isoform X4, translated as MAEGADCGSVGAAKRKQPARKKSRQSQQKKTSSSRVSLEKVLGISTASSSGLTSDPNSGLIAYPAGCVIVLLHPKKNKQSHIINASRKPFSALAFSHDGKYLVTGESGHMPCVRVWEVGGGQVAEVQSHKYGVSCVAFSTNSCYIVSVGYQHDMTVSVWDWRKGSIIASNKVSSRVFAVSFSQDSSYFVTAGNRHVKFWYLDASKERRVNSTVPLIGRSGLLGDHKNSVFSGVACGRGLMASSTYCITSSGLLCLFNSSRQLEAWVNLKTSSASCLAASEDFIFCGCADGLIRVFSPSNLQYIATLHRPHRLGVDLTQSVQHGLSPASPGAQYPDTLALTFDPAAKHLTCVYNDHSVYVWDVKDVRNVGKLYSALYHSSCVWSIEVYPELAEVSQACLPPSSFLTCSSDNTIRLWHTDPPTAHRNLYSNDLLRILYVGENTQHLQAEGERAEAVGSDGKAGIRVLGISPDGQHLAAGDRCGNLRIFGLEFLDELVKIEAHDSEVLCLEFSPMSTGVKLLASASRDRLIHIFSLEKNYSLEQTLNDHSASITAVKFTGESPEVRMVSCGADKSIYFQTAEQTAEGLSFSRSHHVVEKTTLYDMDLDSSRTHVAIACQDRNVRVYNVETGKLKKCLKGSSSDEGALLKVQMDPSGSFCATSCSDKNITIFDYESGECVATLFGHSEIVTCMRFSQDCKHLITVSGDSCVFVWRLDSQMTTTMRKRLGLRLKGAPEASSRKHPNIRRETFITVPSSQLHQVEEEEEEEADRRTPARPDSAHDAQLLTTNGKLPMWFRKLGQGGASTAIQSDIEPRQVRSRWTEQLNPLTICSVFSPSPTKSQEEEEEEEEGFYPQSLESLLGEEEEEEEDGEEQEKEVLQTAGEDRSSYILYPNPNTTSDREFDVEAVTDPRRSLTQLEVRGQGTEPVWSTQLSPDSACSEGSAGSLEQQHDTDTDSLSQGSSVGSLGLEDDEDRNSLKNHFDTLASSLSEEKFDTDLRTLQPPEEKHFLNPRLSISTRFLSRFQDRIRAWPSRAPPPVLIPTRISEENNVSNASVNMEPSSDVVSTESTQKENTSGSSSGGDITSRTLMTHNSSVMSAVQQGAPRLGYLGTTASSRAKVSQDPPTSSTSTQEEEKENLPSSSDPQPPASPLSAGLDLDSTKPDPQQDQSSSVPLSSHKSQDPVPAVSPEVLATPTEVMSQGGVGRWSVGSLEESLMNQNQTLIVSPSPSITPTATPTPCDIITSTSAPDVSTCSAARQGDGPGQTNTRIQTDPESDESAGADSSSSAPSTSSCPPSESLCAPQTGSVDADESVSVQQCQQVANELRQTTRRAVHLYQQLNVSAGTVERRLQMSSVLQEAFDFVHSELQAVLQGDGRGSTAPSGGLEDERTTSLLEKYSDLLVRMTQNKLNRI; from the exons ATGGCAGAGGGAGCGGACTGTGGTTCAGTCGGCGCCGCGAAGAGGAAACAGCCAGCGCGGAAGAAGAGCCGGCAGAGCCAGCAGAAGAAGACCTCCAGCAGCCGG gtgAGTCTGGAGAAAGTTCTGGGTATCAGCACAGCCAGCAGCAGTgggttgacctctgaccccaacTCTGGGCTCATTGCCTATCCTGCAGG GTGTGTCATTGTGCTGCTTCACCCGAAGAAGAACAAACAGAGTCACATCATCAACGCGTCCAG AAAACCCTTCAGTGCGTTGGCGTTTTCTCATGATGGAAAATACCTGGTCACTGGTGAG agCGGTCACATGCCCTGTGTGCGGGTGTGGGAGGTGGGTGGAGGTCAGGTGGCCGAGGTTCAGTCTCATAAATACGGAGTTTCCTGTGTGGCGTTCTCCACCAACAGCTGCTACATCGTCTCTGTGGGATACCAACACGACATGACTGTTAGCGTGTGGGACTGGAGG AAAGGTTCGATCATCGCCTCCAACAAAGTGTCCAGCAGGGTTTTCgccgtctctttctctcaggaCAGCAGCTACTTCGTCACTGCAGGAAACCGACACGTCAAGTTCTGGTACCTGGACGCATCCAAGGAGCGACGG GTCAACAGCACGGTGCCTCTGATAGGTCGGTCGGGTTTGCTAGGTGACCATAAGAACAGCGTTTTTAGCGGGGTTGCCTGTGGGCGTGGCCTCATGGCTTCCAGCACCTACTGCATCACCAGCTCCGGCCTGCTGTGCCTGTTCAACAGCAGCCGACAGCTGGAGGCCTGGGTCAACCTCAAG ACGTCGTCGGCCAGTTGTCTGGCGGCCAGCGAGGACTTCATCTTCTGTGGTTGTGCTGACGGCCTCATCAGGGTGTTCAGTCCATCCAACCTGCAGTACATCGCCACCCTGCACCGACCACACCGACTGGGAGTGGACCTCACTCAGAGTGTACAGCACGG CCTGTCACCTGCCAGTCCAGGTGCTCAGTACCCTGACACGCtggctctgacctttgaccctgctGCCAAACACCTGACCTGTGTGTACAACGACCACAGCGTGTATGTGTGGGATGTTAAAGATGTGAGGAACGTGGGGAAGCTGTACTCTGCCTTGtaccacagcagctgtgtgtggagCATCGAG GTGTATCCGGAGCTGGCAGAGGTGTCTCAGGCCTGTCTGCCTCCGTCCTCCTTCCTCACCTGTTCGTCTGATAACACCATCAGACTGTGGCACACCGACCCCCCCACCGCGCACAGGAACCTCTATAGCAAC GACCTGTTGAGGATTTTGTATGTGGGGGAGAACACGCAGCACCTCCaggcagagggggagagggCGGAGGCCGTAGGGTCTGATGGGAAGGCTGGGATCAGAGTGCTTGGTATCAGTCCTGATGGACAACACCTGGCAGCTGGAGACCGCTGTGGAAACCTCcg tATCTTTGGTCTGGAGTTTCTGGACGAGTTGGTGAAGATCGAGGCTCATGACTCAGAGGTGTTGTGTCTGGAGTTCTCGCCCATGTCCACAG GTGTGAAGCTGTTGGCGTCGGCCAGCAGGGATCGACTAATCCACATCTTCAGCCTCGAGAAGAACTACAGTCTGGAACAGACTCTGAACGACCACTCGGCCTCCATCACTGCCGTCAAGTTCACAG GTGAGAGTCCAGAGGTTCGAATGGTGAGTTGTGGAGCTGACAAGAGCATCTACTTCCAGACAGCTGAGCAG ACGGCGGAGGGTTTGTCGTTCTCCAGGAGCCATCACGTGGTGGAGAAGACGACGCTGTACGACATGGACCTGGACTCATCAAGGACACACGTCGCCATCGCCTGTCAGGACCGAAAcgtcag gGTGTACAACGTGGAAACCGGGAAGTTGAAGAAGTGTTTGAAAGGCTCGTCCAGTGATGAAGGAGCTCTGCTGAAG GTTCAGATGGACCCGTCTGGGAGTTTCTGCGCCACCAGCTGCTCTGATAAAAACATCACCATCTTCGACTATGAGTCAGGAGAGTGTGTCGCCACCCTGTTCGGACATTCAG AGATCGTCACCTGTATGAGGTTCAGTCAGGACTGCAAACACCTCATCACTGTCTCGGGAGACAG ttgtgtgtttgtgtggaggttGGACTCTCAGATGACCACCACCATGAGGAAGAGGCTGGGCCTCAGACTGAAAGGTGCACCTGAAGCCTCCAGCCGCAAACATCCGAACATCAG gAGGGAGACCTTCATCACTGTTCCCTCCTCTCAGCTGCAtcaggtggaggaagaggaggaggaagaggctgaCCGCAGGACTCCAGCCAGACCGGACTCTGCTCACG acgCTCAGCTGCTTACGACCAACGGAAAACTGCCCATGTGGTTCAGAAAACTG GGCCAGGGCGGAGCTTCCACTGCCATCCAGTCAGACATTGAGCCTCGTCAGGTACGGAGTCGGTGGACGGAGCAGCTGAACCCTCTGACCATCTGCTCCGTCTTCTCCCCGAGTCCCACCAAGAgtcaagaggaagaggaggaggaggaggaaggcttCTACCCTCAGAGTCTGGAGAGTCTgctgggagaggaagaggaggaggaggaagatggcgaggagcaggagaaggag GTGCTGCAGACTGCAGGTGAGGACAGAAGCAGCTACATCCTCTACCCCAACCCCAACACCACCTCTGACAG GGAGTTTGATGTTGAAGCTGTGACCGACCCTCGGCGGTCTCTGACCCagctggaggtcagaggtcagggcaCAGAGCCAGTGTGGAGCACTCAGCTGAGTCCAGACTCGGCCTGCTCTGAGGGGTCTGCAGGAAGTCTGGAACAGCAGCACGACACCG ACACAGACTCTCTGAGTCAGGGCAGCTCTGTGGGCAGTTTGGGTCTGGAGGACGACGAGGACAGAAACTCTCTGAAGAACCACTTTGATACTCTGGCCTCCAGCCTGAGCGAAG aGAAGTTTGACACTGACCTGAGGACTCTGCAGCCTCCAGAGGAAAAGCACTTCCTGAACCCTCGGCTCAGTATCTCCACCCGCTTCCTGTCCCGCTTCCAGGACAGAATCAG GGCATGGCCGAGTCGAGCTCCACCTCCTGTCCTCATCCCGACCAGGATATCGGAGGAGAACAACGTCAGCAACGCCTCG gTGAATATGGAACCAAGCAGCGACGTGGTGTCAACAGAGTCGACtcagaaagaaaacaccagcggcagcagcagtggtggtg ACATCACCTCCAGGACGCTGATGACCCACAACagcagtgtgatgtctgcagtccagcagggggcgccacggcTTGGATACCTGGGAACCACAGCCAGCTCCAGGGCCAAAGTGAGCCAGGaccctcccacctcctccacctccacccaggaggaggagaaggaaaatcTGCCCTCCTCCTCAGACCCCCAGCCTCCTGCATCCCCACTGTCTGCTGGTTTAGACCTCGACAGCACAAAACCTGACCCCCAGCAGGACCAGAGCAGCAG CGTTCCTCTGTCCTCCCACAAGTCTCAGGATCCTGTACCTGCAGTAAGCCCTGAGGTATTGGCCACGCCCACTGAGGTGATGTCACAGGGCGGAGTTGGGAGGTGGAGCGTTGGCAGCTTGGAGGAGTCCCTGATGAATCAAAACCAAACACTAATTGTTagcccctccccctccatcaCACCCACAGCCACGCCCACACCATGTGACATCATCACATCCACCTCTGCCCCCGACGTCAGTACCTGCTCCGCCGCCAGGCAGGGAGACGGCCCGGGACAAACCAACACCAGAATCCAGACTGATCCAG AATCAGACGAGTCTGCGGGAGCTgattcttcctcctctgccccaTCCACCTCTTCTTGTCCTCCGTCAGAAAGCCTCTGCGCTCCACAGACAG GTTCGGTTGATGCTGATGAGTCGGTGAGTGTGCAGCAGTGTCAGCAGGTGGCCAACGAGCTGAGACAGACAACGAGACGAGCCGTACACCTCTACCAACAG CTCAACGTGTCGGCTGGGACTGTGGAGCGGCGTCTTCAGATGTCATCTGTCCTGCAGGAGGCGTTTGATTTCGTTCACTCTGAGCTGCAGGCTGTCCTGCAGGGAGACGGGAGAGGCAGcacagctccctctggtggACTGGAGGACGAGAGGACAACGTCCCTGCTGGAGAAATACTCGGACCTGTTGGTTCGGATGACCCAGAACAAACTGAACCGAATCTGA